In a genomic window of Silene latifolia isolate original U9 population unplaced genomic scaffold, ASM4854445v1 scaffold_311, whole genome shotgun sequence:
- the LOC141639241 gene encoding root phototropism protein 3-like isoform X2, translating into MNKLAFFGHEKAGISGRRSYDKRSANSGSVLMERPNRCMIVPSEVDMIAEAIEKKDTNWFVRTKVPSDLIIHIGKSCFHLHMLSMVSRSAYLNRIIFEKRNKGMTGSNLNIELNNLPGGEDIFELIVKFCYGWKVDLTANNVAPLYCAANFLEMIEDLHHGNLISRTESFLCFIIFSSWKDTFLVFKTCETISSSARDLQIQRRCSEAIAWKICTNLNAISIDHDESQCSSFWWFEDVAGLRIDHFIEVVTLIKKKGVKPEVLGSCVAYWTAKWISRVSFWFRIPCQKGISQVRRVTVESLIRVLPIEENSVSCNFLLHLLKLGLMMNVDANLCLKLSKRVASMLEQCHPLDLLVKNYGESETSFDVSIIVRILETYVSLALRNPTFKLFVVGRLVDGYLALVARDKNLQADSFRVLAESLPKSARYSHDNLYQAIDRFLKAHPNLTEEERKEVCRSIEYDKLSEEAREHVMKNDRLPLNITTQFILLEQVNLTKSVVESGSIYRRTKAQTIINLKADSHKECMQAHKDIKMMKQETDNIQAELNKLQECRLEIKRLARKI; encoded by the exons ATGAATAAGTTGGCTTTCTTCGGACATGAGAAAGCTGGTATATCAGGGAGACGAAGTTACGATAAAAGAAGCGCAAATTCAGGGTCTGTACTTATGGAACGGCCTAACAGATGTATGATAGTTCCTTCTGAAGTTGATATGATCGCCGAAGCTATAGAAAAAAAAGATACCAACTG GTTTGTAAGAACAAAAGTTCCAAGTGATCTAATCATACATATTGGCAAGAGCTGCTTTCACCTACACATG CTCTCTATGGTCTCAAGAAGTGCCTATTTGAATAGAATTATATTTGAGAAGAGAAACAAAGGGATGACTGGCAGCAACTTAAATATTGAACTAAACAACCTTCCTGGAGGGGAAGACATCTTTGAGTTAATTGTAAAGTTCTGCTATGGGTGGAAGGTTGATCTGACTGCCAACAATGTCGCGCCATTATATTGCGCCGCAAACTTCTTGGAGATGATAGAGGATTTACATCATGGGAATCTCATTTCTAGGACAGAATCTTTCTTATGCTTCATAATATTTTCTTCCTGGAAAGACACATTCCTTGTTTTCAAAACCTGTGAAACAATCTCTTCTTCTGCCAGAGACTTACAAATCCAAAGAAGATGTTCAGAAGCAATTGCTTGGAAAATTTGCACTAACCTTAATGCGATTTCTATTGATCACGATGAATCACAATGCTCTAGTTTCTGGTGGTTTGAAGATGTTGCAGGCCTTAGAATTGATCATTTTATTGAAGTGGTAACCCTTATTAAGAAGAAAGGGGTGAAACCTGAGGTATTAGGCTCTTGCGTTGCGTACTGGACTGCGAAATGGATTTCACGGGTTTCCTTTTGGTTTCGGATCCCATGTCAGAAAGGGATCAGTCAAGTGAGAAGGGTAACTGTGGAGAGTTTGATCAGGGTACTTCCTATTGAGGAGAACTCAGTCTCCTGCAACTTTTTGCTTCATTTGCTGAAACTTGGGTTAATGATGAATGTTGATGCCAATTTATGCTTGAAACTTAGTAAAAGAGTAGCATCTATGTTGGAGCAATGTCACCCATTAGACCTCTTGGTTAAGAATTATGGGGAAAGTGAGACATCATTTGATGTTAGTATTATTGTTAGGATTTTGGAAACTTATGTTTCTCTTGCTTTAAGAAATCCTACATTCAAGTTATTTGTAGTTGGGAGACTTGTTGATGGATATCTCGCGCTTGTGGCTAGGGATAAAAACCTTCAAGCTGATAGTTTCAGAGTACTTGCAGAGTCATTGCCAAAGAGTGCTCGTTACTCCCATGATAATCTCTATCAAGCTATTGATCGGTTCCTGAAG GCACATCCAAACTTAACAGAGGAAGAAAGAAAGGAGGTATGCAGAAGCATAGAGTATGACAAGTTATCAGAGGAAGCGCGAGAGCATGTAATGAAGAATGACAGGCTGCCATTGAACATTACCACTCAATTCATCCTGCTTGAACAAGTTAACCTTACCAAGTCAGTTGTTGAGTCGGGTTCAATTTATCGAAGAACGAAAGCACAGACGATTATCAACTTGAAGGCAGATTCCCACAAGGAATGTATGCAAGCTCATAAGGACATTAAGATGATGAAACAAGAGACTGATAACATACAGGCTGAGCTGAATAAGCTGCAAGAATGTAGATTGGAAATTAAAAGGCTGGCTAGGAAAAT ATGA
- the LOC141639241 gene encoding root phototropism protein 3-like isoform X1: MNKLAFFGHEKAGISGRRSYDKRSANSGSVLMERPNRCMIVPSEVDMIAEAIEKKDTNWFVRTKVPSDLIIHIGKSCFHLHMLSMVSRSAYLNRIIFEKRNKGMTGSNLNIELNNLPGGEDIFELIVKFCYGWKVDLTANNVAPLYCAANFLEMIEDLHHGNLISRTESFLCFIIFSSWKDTFLVFKTCETISSSARDLQIQRRCSEAIAWKICTNLNAISIDHDESQCSSFWWFEDVAGLRIDHFIEVVTLIKKKGVKPEVLGSCVAYWTAKWISRVSFWFRIPCQKGISQVRRVTVESLIRVLPIEENSVSCNFLLHLLKLGLMMNVDANLCLKLSKRVASMLEQCHPLDLLVKNYGESETSFDVSIIVRILETYVSLALRNPTFKLFVVGRLVDGYLALVARDKNLQADSFRVLAESLPKSARYSHDNLYQAIDRFLKAHPNLTEEERKEVCRSIEYDKLSEEAREHVMKNDRLPLNITTQFILLEQVNLTKSVVESGSIYRRTKAQTIINLKADSHKECMQAHKDIKMMKQETDNIQAELNKLQECRLEIKRLARKM, encoded by the exons ATGAATAAGTTGGCTTTCTTCGGACATGAGAAAGCTGGTATATCAGGGAGACGAAGTTACGATAAAAGAAGCGCAAATTCAGGGTCTGTACTTATGGAACGGCCTAACAGATGTATGATAGTTCCTTCTGAAGTTGATATGATCGCCGAAGCTATAGAAAAAAAAGATACCAACTG GTTTGTAAGAACAAAAGTTCCAAGTGATCTAATCATACATATTGGCAAGAGCTGCTTTCACCTACACATG CTCTCTATGGTCTCAAGAAGTGCCTATTTGAATAGAATTATATTTGAGAAGAGAAACAAAGGGATGACTGGCAGCAACTTAAATATTGAACTAAACAACCTTCCTGGAGGGGAAGACATCTTTGAGTTAATTGTAAAGTTCTGCTATGGGTGGAAGGTTGATCTGACTGCCAACAATGTCGCGCCATTATATTGCGCCGCAAACTTCTTGGAGATGATAGAGGATTTACATCATGGGAATCTCATTTCTAGGACAGAATCTTTCTTATGCTTCATAATATTTTCTTCCTGGAAAGACACATTCCTTGTTTTCAAAACCTGTGAAACAATCTCTTCTTCTGCCAGAGACTTACAAATCCAAAGAAGATGTTCAGAAGCAATTGCTTGGAAAATTTGCACTAACCTTAATGCGATTTCTATTGATCACGATGAATCACAATGCTCTAGTTTCTGGTGGTTTGAAGATGTTGCAGGCCTTAGAATTGATCATTTTATTGAAGTGGTAACCCTTATTAAGAAGAAAGGGGTGAAACCTGAGGTATTAGGCTCTTGCGTTGCGTACTGGACTGCGAAATGGATTTCACGGGTTTCCTTTTGGTTTCGGATCCCATGTCAGAAAGGGATCAGTCAAGTGAGAAGGGTAACTGTGGAGAGTTTGATCAGGGTACTTCCTATTGAGGAGAACTCAGTCTCCTGCAACTTTTTGCTTCATTTGCTGAAACTTGGGTTAATGATGAATGTTGATGCCAATTTATGCTTGAAACTTAGTAAAAGAGTAGCATCTATGTTGGAGCAATGTCACCCATTAGACCTCTTGGTTAAGAATTATGGGGAAAGTGAGACATCATTTGATGTTAGTATTATTGTTAGGATTTTGGAAACTTATGTTTCTCTTGCTTTAAGAAATCCTACATTCAAGTTATTTGTAGTTGGGAGACTTGTTGATGGATATCTCGCGCTTGTGGCTAGGGATAAAAACCTTCAAGCTGATAGTTTCAGAGTACTTGCAGAGTCATTGCCAAAGAGTGCTCGTTACTCCCATGATAATCTCTATCAAGCTATTGATCGGTTCCTGAAG GCACATCCAAACTTAACAGAGGAAGAAAGAAAGGAGGTATGCAGAAGCATAGAGTATGACAAGTTATCAGAGGAAGCGCGAGAGCATGTAATGAAGAATGACAGGCTGCCATTGAACATTACCACTCAATTCATCCTGCTTGAACAAGTTAACCTTACCAAGTCAGTTGTTGAGTCGGGTTCAATTTATCGAAGAACGAAAGCACAGACGATTATCAACTTGAAGGCAGATTCCCACAAGGAATGTATGCAAGCTCATAAGGACATTAAGATGATGAAACAAGAGACTGATAACATACAGGCTGAGCTGAATAAGCTGCAAGAATGTAGATTGGAAATTAAAAGGCTGGCTAGGAAAAT GTAG
- the LOC141639241 gene encoding root phototropism protein 3-like isoform X3 produces the protein MNKLAFFGHEKAGISGRRSYDKRSANSGSVLMERPNRCMIVPSEVDMIAEAIEKKDTNWFVRTKVPSDLIIHIGKSCFHLHMLSMVSRSAYLNRIIFEKRNKGMTGSNLNIELNNLPGGEDIFELIVKFCYGWKVDLTANNVAPLYCAANFLEMIEDLHHGNLISRTESFLCFIIFSSWKDTFLVFKTCETISSSARDLQIQRRCSEAIAWKICTNLNAISIDHDESQCSSFWWFEDVAGLRIDHFIEVVTLIKKKGVKPEVLGSCVAYWTAKWISRVSFWFRIPCQKGISQVRRVTVESLIRVLPIEENSVSCNFLLHLLKLGLMMNVDANLCLKLSKRVASMLEQCHPLDLLVKNYGESETSFDVSIIVRILETYVSLALRNPTFKLFVVGRLVDGYLALVARDKNLQADSFRVLAESLPKSARYSHDNLYQAIDRFLKAHPNLTEEERKEVCRSIEYDKLSEEAREHVMKNDRLPLNITTQFILLEQVNLTKSVVESGSIYRRTKAQTIINLKADSHKECMQAHKDIKMMKQETDNIQAELNKLQECRLEIKRLARKM, from the exons ATGAATAAGTTGGCTTTCTTCGGACATGAGAAAGCTGGTATATCAGGGAGACGAAGTTACGATAAAAGAAGCGCAAATTCAGGGTCTGTACTTATGGAACGGCCTAACAGATGTATGATAGTTCCTTCTGAAGTTGATATGATCGCCGAAGCTATAGAAAAAAAAGATACCAACTG GTTTGTAAGAACAAAAGTTCCAAGTGATCTAATCATACATATTGGCAAGAGCTGCTTTCACCTACACATG CTCTCTATGGTCTCAAGAAGTGCCTATTTGAATAGAATTATATTTGAGAAGAGAAACAAAGGGATGACTGGCAGCAACTTAAATATTGAACTAAACAACCTTCCTGGAGGGGAAGACATCTTTGAGTTAATTGTAAAGTTCTGCTATGGGTGGAAGGTTGATCTGACTGCCAACAATGTCGCGCCATTATATTGCGCCGCAAACTTCTTGGAGATGATAGAGGATTTACATCATGGGAATCTCATTTCTAGGACAGAATCTTTCTTATGCTTCATAATATTTTCTTCCTGGAAAGACACATTCCTTGTTTTCAAAACCTGTGAAACAATCTCTTCTTCTGCCAGAGACTTACAAATCCAAAGAAGATGTTCAGAAGCAATTGCTTGGAAAATTTGCACTAACCTTAATGCGATTTCTATTGATCACGATGAATCACAATGCTCTAGTTTCTGGTGGTTTGAAGATGTTGCAGGCCTTAGAATTGATCATTTTATTGAAGTGGTAACCCTTATTAAGAAGAAAGGGGTGAAACCTGAGGTATTAGGCTCTTGCGTTGCGTACTGGACTGCGAAATGGATTTCACGGGTTTCCTTTTGGTTTCGGATCCCATGTCAGAAAGGGATCAGTCAAGTGAGAAGGGTAACTGTGGAGAGTTTGATCAGGGTACTTCCTATTGAGGAGAACTCAGTCTCCTGCAACTTTTTGCTTCATTTGCTGAAACTTGGGTTAATGATGAATGTTGATGCCAATTTATGCTTGAAACTTAGTAAAAGAGTAGCATCTATGTTGGAGCAATGTCACCCATTAGACCTCTTGGTTAAGAATTATGGGGAAAGTGAGACATCATTTGATGTTAGTATTATTGTTAGGATTTTGGAAACTTATGTTTCTCTTGCTTTAAGAAATCCTACATTCAAGTTATTTGTAGTTGGGAGACTTGTTGATGGATATCTCGCGCTTGTGGCTAGGGATAAAAACCTTCAAGCTGATAGTTTCAGAGTACTTGCAGAGTCATTGCCAAAGAGTGCTCGTTACTCCCATGATAATCTCTATCAAGCTATTGATCGGTTCCTGAAG GCACATCCAAACTTAACAGAGGAAGAAAGAAAGGAGGTATGCAGAAGCATAGAGTATGACAAGTTATCAGAGGAAGCGCGAGAGCATGTAATGAAGAATGACAGGCTGCCATTGAACATTACCACTCAATTCATCCTGCTTGAACAAGTTAACCTTACCAAGTCAGTTGTTGAGTCGGGTTCAATTTATCGAAGAACGAAAGCACAGACGATTATCAACTTGAAGGCAGATTCCCACAAGGAATGTATGCAAGCTCATAAGGACATTAAGATGATGAAACAAGAGACTGATAACATACAGGCTGAGCTGAATAAGCTGCAAGAATGTAGATTGGAAATTAAAAGGCTGGCTAGGAAAATGTAA
- the LOC141639241 gene encoding root phototropism protein 3-like isoform X4, whose product MLSMVSRSAYLNRIIFEKRNKGMTGSNLNIELNNLPGGEDIFELIVKFCYGWKVDLTANNVAPLYCAANFLEMIEDLHHGNLISRTESFLCFIIFSSWKDTFLVFKTCETISSSARDLQIQRRCSEAIAWKICTNLNAISIDHDESQCSSFWWFEDVAGLRIDHFIEVVTLIKKKGVKPEVLGSCVAYWTAKWISRVSFWFRIPCQKGISQVRRVTVESLIRVLPIEENSVSCNFLLHLLKLGLMMNVDANLCLKLSKRVASMLEQCHPLDLLVKNYGESETSFDVSIIVRILETYVSLALRNPTFKLFVVGRLVDGYLALVARDKNLQADSFRVLAESLPKSARYSHDNLYQAIDRFLKAHPNLTEEERKEVCRSIEYDKLSEEAREHVMKNDRLPLNITTQFILLEQVNLTKSVVESGSIYRRTKAQTIINLKADSHKECMQAHKDIKMMKQETDNIQAELNKLQECRLEIKRLARKM is encoded by the exons ATG CTCTCTATGGTCTCAAGAAGTGCCTATTTGAATAGAATTATATTTGAGAAGAGAAACAAAGGGATGACTGGCAGCAACTTAAATATTGAACTAAACAACCTTCCTGGAGGGGAAGACATCTTTGAGTTAATTGTAAAGTTCTGCTATGGGTGGAAGGTTGATCTGACTGCCAACAATGTCGCGCCATTATATTGCGCCGCAAACTTCTTGGAGATGATAGAGGATTTACATCATGGGAATCTCATTTCTAGGACAGAATCTTTCTTATGCTTCATAATATTTTCTTCCTGGAAAGACACATTCCTTGTTTTCAAAACCTGTGAAACAATCTCTTCTTCTGCCAGAGACTTACAAATCCAAAGAAGATGTTCAGAAGCAATTGCTTGGAAAATTTGCACTAACCTTAATGCGATTTCTATTGATCACGATGAATCACAATGCTCTAGTTTCTGGTGGTTTGAAGATGTTGCAGGCCTTAGAATTGATCATTTTATTGAAGTGGTAACCCTTATTAAGAAGAAAGGGGTGAAACCTGAGGTATTAGGCTCTTGCGTTGCGTACTGGACTGCGAAATGGATTTCACGGGTTTCCTTTTGGTTTCGGATCCCATGTCAGAAAGGGATCAGTCAAGTGAGAAGGGTAACTGTGGAGAGTTTGATCAGGGTACTTCCTATTGAGGAGAACTCAGTCTCCTGCAACTTTTTGCTTCATTTGCTGAAACTTGGGTTAATGATGAATGTTGATGCCAATTTATGCTTGAAACTTAGTAAAAGAGTAGCATCTATGTTGGAGCAATGTCACCCATTAGACCTCTTGGTTAAGAATTATGGGGAAAGTGAGACATCATTTGATGTTAGTATTATTGTTAGGATTTTGGAAACTTATGTTTCTCTTGCTTTAAGAAATCCTACATTCAAGTTATTTGTAGTTGGGAGACTTGTTGATGGATATCTCGCGCTTGTGGCTAGGGATAAAAACCTTCAAGCTGATAGTTTCAGAGTACTTGCAGAGTCATTGCCAAAGAGTGCTCGTTACTCCCATGATAATCTCTATCAAGCTATTGATCGGTTCCTGAAG GCACATCCAAACTTAACAGAGGAAGAAAGAAAGGAGGTATGCAGAAGCATAGAGTATGACAAGTTATCAGAGGAAGCGCGAGAGCATGTAATGAAGAATGACAGGCTGCCATTGAACATTACCACTCAATTCATCCTGCTTGAACAAGTTAACCTTACCAAGTCAGTTGTTGAGTCGGGTTCAATTTATCGAAGAACGAAAGCACAGACGATTATCAACTTGAAGGCAGATTCCCACAAGGAATGTATGCAAGCTCATAAGGACATTAAGATGATGAAACAAGAGACTGATAACATACAGGCTGAGCTGAATAAGCTGCAAGAATGTAGATTGGAAATTAAAAGGCTGGCTAGGAAAAT GTAG
- the LOC141639242 gene encoding uncharacterized protein LOC141639242 produces the protein MNAGDENTHYFHCSIKARRSQNRVLSIKDMSGRDYNTNADIKNAFLVYYMALLGNDHYVTPVCLDVVRAGSTVSEEQATAMIRDISEEEIRSALMSIPADKYPGPDGFTSQFFKDSYSIVGPDVIAAVKEFFNFGKLLLNEVLGDLVSSNQSAFALDLMRYFSSIKIRMHALKTFDEALGLKVNQEKSKIYMNGISPGDRNKCLILSGFRVGNFPFRYLGILISFKRLFVNECNKLTEKMVVRIRSWSWGARKLSYAGRLVLIKAVLSQLHSYWCRIFVLPSSVLKKIDSICKKYLWPGDLNYKLPLVAWNTCCRPLTEDGLDIINCSDWNKAMLAKYTWWIDSKADHLWIKWVNAIYIKGRDWWSYSPSPSSSWT, from the exons ATGAATGCTGGTGATGAGAATACGCATTATTTCCACTGCTCTATCAAGGCAAGAAGGAGTCAAAATAGAGTGCTTAGCATTAAGGATATGTCTGGCAGGGATTATAACACTAATGCAGATATTAAGAATGCTTTCTTAGTGTACTATATGGCATTGCTTGGGAATGATCACTATGTCACCCCAGTTTGCCTGGATGTGGTTAGAGCTGGTTCAACTGTAAGTGAGGAGCAAGCTACTGCAATGATTAGGGATATATCTGAGGAAGAAATCAGGAGTGCTCTCATGTCCATCCCTGCTGATAAATATCCTGGCCCTGATGGGTTCACAAGCCAGTTCTTCAAAGATTCTTACTCAATTGTTGGTCCTGATGTTATTGCTGCTGTCAAAGAGTTCTTTAATTTTGGGAAGCTCCT ACTTAATGAGGTACTTGGAGATCTGGTTAGTAGTAATCAGAGTGCATTTGCTCTAGACTTAATGAGGTACTTCAGCTCCATTAAAATTCGGATGCATGCTCTTAAGACTTTTGATGAAGCTTTAGGTCTCAAGGTCAATCAGGAGAAGTCAAAAATTTATATGAATGGGATTTCCCCAGGGGATAGGAATAAATGTCTAATACTCTCTGGGTTTCGTGTTGGGAATTTTCCTTTCAGGTACTTGGGCATTCTTATATCCTTTAAGAGACTGTTTGTGAATGAATGTAATAAATTAACTGAGAAAATGGTGGTTCGGATTAGGAGTTGGAGTTGGGGGGCTAGAAAGCTTAGTTATGCTGGGAGGCTTGTGCTCATTAAGGCCGTCCTATCCCAGCTTCATTCCTATTGGTGTAGGATCTTTGTTTTGCCCAGTTCTGTCCTTAAGAAAATTGACAGCATTTGCAAGAAATATCTATGGCCAGGGGACCTCAATTATAAGCTTCCTCTAGTGGCCTGGAACACCTGTTGCAGACCTCTGACTGAAGATGGTTTAGATATTATCAATTGCTCTGATTGGAATAAGGCTATGTTGGCTAAGTATACATGGTGGATTGATAGCAAGGCAGACCACCTATggatcaaatgggtgaatgccATTTATATCAAGGGTCGGGACTGGTGGTCTTATAGTCCTTCTCCTAGTTCTAGCTGGACATGA